The DNA segment TGACCTCAAAGACCGCTACCCGGCACGGTTTGCCCTGCACCATGTGCTGTCCCGCGAACAACGGATTTCGCCGTTGCTCAGTGGACGGATCGACGCGGACAAACTGGAGAAGCTGCTGGGCACGGTAATCCGGACCGACGATGTTGACGAGTGGTTCCTCTGCGGGCCCTTTGAACTCGTCCAGCTGTGTCGAGACACTCTCGGGGAGCGGGGTGTGGCGCCCGAAAAGATCCGGTTCGAGCTCTTTTCGACCGGCGAGCCTACCCGGCCGGAAGGGCAGATCGGCCGTCCGGTCCGCGCCGACGATAGCGGTGACAATTACACCATCTCCTTCAACCTCGACGGGTTGCAGGGCAAGGTGGCCAGCCCCACCCATGCCCGGGAGTCAATTCTCAACGCGGCGCTCCGGGTGCGCCCTGATGTGCCGTTCGCCTGCGCCGGCGGTGTCTGCGGCACCTGCCGCGCGAAACTCGTCTCCGGCACCGTGGAGATGGAAGAGAACTACGCGCTGGAGGCGGACGAAATCGAGAAGGGCTACGTGCTCACCTGCCAGTCCCGACCCACCAGCGACGCAGTCTCGGTGGACTACGACGCCTGAGCTATTTCATAAACTTTCATGTTTCTGCATCCAAAGAGCCGCCACCGACGGTAGTACCGGTGTAAGCATCAGTTGGAGGCCCTCTGGGCCCGAGTGAGGAGCAAGAAATGCGAAAGAGTCTTTACGCAGTAGGAGCAGTAGCAGTTCTCGGCGCTGCGTCCGTCGCAGCACCGGCTGTAGCCGCCGAAACCGGTGACACGGCCTCATTGTCAGTCCTTCACGCTGTCCCCGACCTGACGGTCGACGTCTACGTCAACGGTGACCTGACCCTCGACGACTTCACCCCCGGAGAGCTGGCTGGACCCCTCGAACTTCCAGCTGGGGATTACGAACTGGCAGTGACGGCGTCCGACGCCGCTGACGCCAGTGAACCCGTGATCGGCCCTGTCGCAGTGACGCTGGCAGCGGGTGGCAACTACACCGCCACCGCCAACCTCGATGCTGAGGGCGCCCCCACAGCTAACTTCTGCACGAACGACGTTTCGGCTGTGGAAGCCGGCCAGCCCCGGCTCACCGTCCGCCACACCGCCGCTGCGCCAGCGGTCGACGTC comes from the Arthrobacter sp. CAN_C5 genome and includes:
- the paaE gene encoding 1,2-phenylacetyl-CoA epoxidase subunit PaaE translates to MAVKLAPSTQRRTAFNELTVAEVRRLTGDAIEVTFAVPDHLTDKYNYLPGQYVALRTTLDLDGSPVEVRRSYSICAEPVPGEIRVAIKKDLGGVFSSWANESLKAGDRLDVMSPMGQFISKHEMNELNRPEHLQQNLTVAGESTFVAVAAGSGITPVIAIARTVLAANDFVRFDLIYANKAAMDVMFLEELADLKDRYPARFALHHVLSREQRISPLLSGRIDADKLEKLLGTVIRTDDVDEWFLCGPFELVQLCRDTLGERGVAPEKIRFELFSTGEPTRPEGQIGRPVRADDSGDNYTISFNLDGLQGKVASPTHARESILNAALRVRPDVPFACAGGVCGTCRAKLVSGTVEMEENYALEADEIEKGYVLTCQSRPTSDAVSVDYDA